From one Lycium ferocissimum isolate CSIRO_LF1 chromosome 7, AGI_CSIRO_Lferr_CH_V1, whole genome shotgun sequence genomic stretch:
- the LOC132063704 gene encoding cytochrome c1-1, heme protein, mitochondrial has translation MSLGKKIRIGFDGFGRINRFITKTAAQRNESKFSSGNDALQHGLDGLGSAGSKSFRALAVFGAGVSGLLSFATIAYSDEAEHGLECPSYPWPHEGILSSYDHASIRRGHQVYQQVCASCHSMSLVSYRDLVGVAYTEEETKAMAAEIEVVDGPNDEGEMFTRPGKLSDRFPQPYANEAAARFANGGAYPPDLSLITKARHNGQNYVFALLTGYHDPPAGVSIREGLHYNPYFPGGAIAMPKMLNDGAVEYEDGTPATEAQMGKDVVSFLSWAAEPEMEERKLMGFKWIFVLSLALLQAAYYRRLRWSVLKSRKLVLDVVN, from the exons ATGa GTTTAGGGAAGAAGATCAGAATAGGATTTGAC GGATTTGGGAGAATCAATCGGTTTATTACGAAAACAGCTGCCCAGAGGAATGAATCGAAGTTTTCCAGTGGAAATGATGCACTTCAG CATGGCCTGGATGGACTTGGATCTGCTGGCTCGAAGTCTTTTAGAGCACTTGCAGTCTTTGGTGCTGGAGTGTCTGGGCTCCTTAGTTTCGCAACAATTGCATATTCTGATGAGGCAGAGCATGGACTAGAGTGTCCCAGCTATCCCTGGCCTCACGAAGGCATTCTCAGTTCTTATGACCATGCTTC GATCCGGCGAGGTCACCAGGTTTACCAGCAAGTTTGCGCATCTTGCCACTCAATGTCTCTAGTTTCATATCGTGATCTTGTTGGTGTCGCATACACCGAGGAAGAGACCAAGGCCATGGCAGCAGAAATTGAGGTGGTTGATGGGCCTAATGATGAAGGTGAGATGTTTACTCGCCCTGGGAAGCTGAGTGATCGTTTCCCTCAGCCTTACGCAAATGAAGCAGCTGCAAGGTTTGCTAATGGAGGAGCCTATCCTCCTGATCTAAGTCTAATTACTAAG GCTCGTCATAATGGTCAAAACTATGTTTTTGCTCTTCTAACTGGCTACCACGACCCTCCTGCTGGTGTCTCG ATTCGAGAAGGACTTCACTATAATCCTTACTTCCCTGGTGGAGCTATAGCAATGCCTAAAATGCTTAATGATGGTGCTGTTGAGTATGAGGATGGCACCCCTGCAACGGAGGCACAG ATGGGAAAAGATGTTGTCTCATTCTTGTCATGGGCTGCTGAGCCAGAAATGGAAGAGAGAAAGCTG ATGGGTTTCAAATGGATATTTGTTTTATCGCTTGCACTTCTCCAAGCAGCTTACTACCGTCGTTTGAGATGGTCTGTCCTCAAATCTCGCAAGTTGGTCCTTGATGTTGTCAATTGA